Proteins co-encoded in one Halococcoides cellulosivorans genomic window:
- a CDS encoding hydroxymethylglutaryl-CoA reductase, protein MSEDLLAAVERGEIDLHELDDHTDAETATEIRRAAIEAATDADLETVGETAIPAADAEPNIENMIGAAQVPMGVAGPVPIDGEYVDRSVRVPLATTEGALVASINRGMAAIREADGAIARIVDSGITRAPVFTVADVSEAQQVADWVAANADRVGAAAAETDPHLDFVDLEPYVVGDSVFVRIRYDTGDAMGMNMATIGSRSAAELIESETPADLVAMSGNLCSDKKPAAINSVEGRGYTVAADVELDAEVVADRFGTTPAAIAEVNTRKNLVGSAKAGALGFNAHAANVIGAAFLALGQDEAQVVEGSNTITTVEERDGSLYVSVTLASLEVGTVGGGTGLPTQREALSVMDLAGGGDPPGTNGAALAEIIATATLAGELSLLGALAGRHLTSAHEEHGR, encoded by the coding sequence ATGTCCGAGGACCTGCTCGCCGCCGTCGAGCGCGGTGAGATCGATCTGCACGAACTGGACGACCATACCGACGCCGAGACGGCTACGGAGATTCGTCGGGCCGCGATCGAGGCGGCGACCGACGCCGATCTGGAGACCGTCGGGGAGACGGCGATTCCCGCCGCCGACGCCGAGCCGAACATCGAGAACATGATCGGCGCGGCCCAGGTGCCGATGGGCGTCGCCGGGCCCGTCCCGATCGACGGCGAGTACGTCGACCGGTCGGTGCGCGTGCCGCTGGCGACCACGGAGGGCGCACTCGTCGCGTCGATCAACCGGGGGATGGCTGCGATCCGCGAGGCCGACGGCGCGATCGCGCGCATCGTCGACTCGGGGATCACGCGCGCACCGGTGTTCACCGTCGCAGACGTTTCGGAGGCCCAGCAGGTCGCGGACTGGGTGGCGGCGAACGCCGACCGCGTCGGCGCGGCCGCCGCCGAGACCGATCCGCACCTCGATTTCGTCGACCTCGAACCGTACGTCGTCGGGGACTCGGTGTTCGTTCGGATCCGCTACGACACCGGCGACGCGATGGGGATGAACATGGCGACGATCGGGTCGCGATCGGCCGCGGAACTGATCGAGTCCGAGACGCCCGCCGACCTCGTCGCGATGTCGGGGAACCTCTGTTCGGACAAAAAGCCCGCCGCGATCAACAGCGTCGAAGGCCGGGGCTACACCGTCGCCGCCGACGTCGAACTCGACGCCGAGGTCGTCGCTGACCGGTTCGGAACGACGCCCGCCGCGATCGCAGAGGTGAACACCCGCAAGAACCTGGTGGGGAGCGCGAAAGCCGGCGCGCTCGGGTTCAACGCCCACGCGGCGAACGTGATCGGCGCGGCCTTCCTCGCGCTCGGCCAGGACGAAGCCCAGGTCGTCGAGGGCTCGAACACCATCACGACCGTCGAAGAGCGCGACGGATCGCTTTACGTCAGTGTGACGCTGGCCTCTCTGGAGGTCGGCACCGTCGGCGGCGGGACAGGCCTGCCCACCCAGCGAGAGGCGCTCTCGGTCATGGACCTCGCGGGCGGGGGCGACCCGCCGGGGACGAACGGCGCGGCGCTCGCGGAGATCATCGCGACGGCGACGCTCGCGGGCGAACTCTCCTTGCTCGGTGCGCTCGCCGGGCGACACCTCACGAGCGCGCACGAAGAACACGGTCGGTGA
- a CDS encoding DUF5786 family protein — MGFGSYDESEQQDQNVDTDDSDGVTVHEHDHDGEISTEASASTEELVAGLQDMSSDDD, encoded by the coding sequence ATGGGATTTGGCAGCTACGACGAATCCGAACAACAGGATCAGAACGTCGATACCGACGATAGTGACGGCGTGACCGTTCACGAGCACGATCACGACGGCGAAATCTCGACGGAAGCCTCGGCGTCGACCGAGGAACTCGTGGCTGGCCTGCAGGACATGTCGTCCGACGACGACTGA
- a CDS encoding LEA type 2 family protein, with protein MGGDGWPPTRRVVGVTFLLGVVTLLAVGGIVTVTMDQPQVREYEHAWGNVTENTTNVETRATIDNPNPIGVPPLVGVAYDIRLDETRVGEGRTGGIGIPSGTSNLTVETTLDHAKIVEWWVATDSHGQGSSLTIAPRLEFPGFTQSLPEQSRAFRTSLLPGDGLDDDTVRVGDDELRLTHQSVRWGDATDEETVVRFAMSMAADREIEIDHFEFAMRANDVTMGVDRVDGATATPGSERVVLKPSIDTQTVDDWWASHVSNDETSTVEFVLVAVVTVDGHQHSIVLDSFSKHLVVETDLLGPDATAVTSETLDSETALDAVESA; from the coding sequence ATGGGGGGAGATGGGTGGCCGCCCACCCGTCGCGTCGTCGGCGTTACGTTCCTGCTCGGGGTCGTAACGCTGCTCGCGGTGGGTGGAATCGTGACCGTGACGATGGACCAGCCGCAGGTCCGAGAGTACGAACACGCGTGGGGCAACGTGACCGAGAATACGACGAACGTCGAGACCCGAGCGACGATCGACAACCCTAATCCGATCGGTGTGCCGCCGCTGGTGGGGGTGGCCTACGACATCAGACTCGACGAGACCAGGGTCGGTGAGGGACGAACCGGCGGAATCGGCATTCCAAGCGGGACGAGCAATCTGACCGTCGAGACGACACTCGATCACGCGAAGATCGTCGAGTGGTGGGTCGCGACCGACAGTCACGGCCAGGGCTCGTCGCTCACGATCGCCCCGCGCCTGGAGTTTCCCGGTTTCACGCAGTCGTTGCCCGAACAGTCGCGTGCGTTCCGCACGTCGCTCCTTCCGGGTGACGGCCTCGACGACGACACCGTCCGCGTCGGTGACGACGAACTCCGCTTGACCCATCAGTCGGTCCGGTGGGGTGACGCCACAGACGAGGAGACCGTCGTCCGATTCGCGATGTCGATGGCTGCCGATCGAGAGATCGAAATCGACCACTTCGAGTTCGCGATGCGCGCGAACGACGTGACGATGGGCGTCGACCGAGTGGACGGCGCGACCGCGACGCCCGGGAGCGAACGGGTCGTCCTCAAGCCATCGATCGACACACAGACCGTCGACGACTGGTGGGCCAGTCACGTCTCCAACGACGAGACCTCGACCGTCGAGTTCGTCCTGGTCGCCGTCGTGACCGTCGACGGCCACCAGCACTCGATCGTCCTCGACTCGTTCAGCAAGCACCTCGTCGTCGAGACCGATCTGCTCGGCCCCGATGCGACGGCGGTCACCTCCGAGACGCTCGACAGCGAGACGGCCCTCGACGCGGTCGAGTCGGCGTAG
- a CDS encoding DUF5789 family protein → MSDEESESIELGPDADVEGVPIAQVAARLTWGIEASRIRRREGSTTVRTPDGPRTVDDLLDETDRTYFESRQDFRAAIEDVIGSGPVPAESVE, encoded by the coding sequence ATGAGCGACGAGGAAAGCGAATCGATCGAACTGGGGCCCGACGCCGACGTCGAGGGCGTCCCGATCGCACAGGTCGCTGCCCGTCTGACGTGGGGGATCGAAGCCAGTCGAATCCGGCGACGCGAGGGGTCGACGACCGTCCGGACGCCCGACGGCCCGCGCACGGTCGACGACCTGCTCGACGAGACCGATCGAACGTATTTCGAGAGTCGGCAGGACTTCCGTGCTGCGATCGAGGACGTGATCGGATCGGGGCCCGTCCCCGCCGAGTCCGTGGAGTGA
- a CDS encoding DUF7139 domain-containing protein: MASLEAVYRGDVRMPVAAHRILAGVAVVLVGGVAVVVAMALATTGLGNDALGLTGARRLAGAIGGVAVLVMIVGGFVALPAARETLVGAALGVTVALVGVALFVVVYPTHWLSATLPTFLTVSVFVAGTILTLWSLFVAVATFQTRQHPGGSARLRVTETGRVELTETPDCGAFGGIGLFGMGEDEVEPQNRPGTPGGAAPDGGTNARAGADADRSAASGPTAPTSETGPTDAATHASGGPDRYCGTCTHFRYDNGTTPVCGFHERRLDDLDPCPEFDR, translated from the coding sequence ATGGCGAGCCTGGAGGCAGTCTATCGCGGCGACGTGCGCATGCCCGTCGCCGCACATCGCATTCTCGCGGGCGTCGCCGTCGTCCTCGTCGGTGGGGTGGCGGTCGTCGTCGCGATGGCGCTGGCGACGACGGGGCTGGGCAATGACGCGCTCGGCCTGACCGGCGCCCGCCGACTCGCGGGCGCGATCGGTGGCGTCGCGGTGCTCGTGATGATCGTCGGCGGGTTCGTCGCGCTGCCCGCCGCACGAGAGACACTCGTGGGGGCGGCCCTGGGTGTCACCGTCGCGCTCGTCGGCGTCGCATTGTTCGTCGTCGTCTACCCCACCCACTGGCTGTCGGCCACACTCCCGACGTTTCTGACCGTCTCGGTGTTCGTCGCCGGGACGATCCTCACGCTCTGGTCGCTGTTCGTCGCGGTCGCGACCTTCCAGACCCGCCAGCATCCGGGTGGGTCGGCCCGCTTGCGCGTGACCGAGACGGGCCGGGTCGAGTTGACCGAGACGCCCGACTGTGGCGCGTTCGGCGGCATCGGCCTGTTCGGCATGGGCGAAGACGAGGTCGAACCGCAGAATCGGCCGGGAACGCCGGGCGGTGCGGCCCCGGACGGCGGGACGAACGCTCGGGCCGGGGCCGACGCGGACCGATCGGCGGCGTCGGGACCGACGGCGCCCACCAGTGAGACTGGCCCGACCGACGCCGCGACCCACGCTTCGGGCGGGCCCGATCGGTACTGCGGGACGTGTACGCATTTCCGGTACGACAACGGCACGACGCCGGTCTGTGGGTTCCACGAGCGCCGACTCGACGACCTCGATCCCTGTCCAGAGTTCGATCGGTAG
- the thiE gene encoding thiamine phosphate synthase, whose product MFDPGVYLVTQRTASAGRPTDAVVVDALDGGLGAVQLREKGRSARERYHLGRRLRALTDEYAVPLLVNDRVDLALAIDADGVHLGASDLPLPAARDLLGADAILGRSVSTVADAREAAAKGADYLGVGAVYPTTSKDDVDPDEQGIGTDRVAAIDDAVDVPIVAIGGITAERAPEVLAAGADTVAVVSAITAAEDPERATRRLADAVDTE is encoded by the coding sequence ATGTTCGACCCGGGAGTCTATCTCGTGACCCAGCGGACGGCGTCTGCGGGTCGGCCGACCGACGCGGTCGTCGTGGACGCACTCGACGGTGGCCTCGGGGCCGTCCAGTTGCGGGAAAAGGGCCGCTCCGCACGCGAGCGGTATCACCTCGGGCGACGGCTCAGAGCGCTGACCGACGAGTACGCGGTCCCACTCCTCGTCAACGACCGGGTCGATCTCGCGCTGGCGATCGACGCCGACGGCGTCCATCTGGGCGCGAGCGATCTCCCGCTTCCGGCCGCTCGCGACCTCCTCGGTGCGGACGCGATCCTCGGGCGGTCGGTCTCGACGGTCGCGGACGCCCGCGAGGCCGCCGCGAAAGGCGCGGACTACCTGGGTGTGGGCGCGGTCTATCCGACCACGTCGAAAGACGACGTCGATCCCGACGAGCAAGGGATCGGCACCGATCGCGTCGCGGCGATCGACGACGCGGTCGACGTGCCGATCGTCGCGATCGGTGGCATCACGGCAGAGCGCGCGCCCGAAGTCCTCGCGGCCGGGGCCGACACCGTCGCGGTCGTCTCTGCGATCACCGCCGCCGAGGACCCCGAGCGGGCGACCCGACGACTCGCTGATGCCGTCGACACCGAGTGA
- a CDS encoding DUF92 domain-containing protein has translation MTSPVRRASAFAVVGSLVVPVVALGAILPQAALPFASAAPFLVISGIALFSVDDGLLFELFARPGDRRDRRLYGLAGFSLAIGGLTLLVTHLGMPVVAFLVAVLVVSIGPVGAQATHGSGDSELTTAAFVVGGASGAVLGSAIALSVAQRLAGGGQATPLAQIAFLGVVGALIAALLRVTLVDRDDPLVLVSVALALWVLAVLPVGGDPRIVAVGIAVSGALGYVARRLQTASVHGMVTGVLLSLLAIVLGGGDPGWVLLLVTFFGVGGLSTKFKYDRKVDRDIAEADEGARGSANVLANATVATFALIGAAASPDLTGLDATPFLLAFAGSLAAALADTLSSEIGGTFDRPRLITTFEVVDPGTDGAITWQGEVAGLGGASLIGVLAVLTFPSVGALGALVIVGAGVVGMTVDSLLGATIEGRVVGNQGVNFLATAAAGLTAAVIALL, from the coding sequence GTGACGTCGCCAGTCCGACGGGCGAGTGCCTTTGCCGTCGTTGGGTCGCTCGTCGTCCCCGTGGTCGCACTCGGGGCGATCTTGCCACAGGCGGCACTCCCCTTCGCGAGCGCCGCGCCCTTTCTCGTGATCTCGGGGATCGCGCTGTTCAGCGTCGACGACGGCCTGCTGTTCGAGTTGTTCGCCCGCCCCGGCGATCGACGGGACCGCCGGCTGTACGGCCTCGCGGGGTTCAGCCTCGCGATCGGCGGGCTCACACTGCTTGTGACACACCTCGGCATGCCGGTCGTCGCCTTTCTCGTCGCCGTCCTCGTCGTCTCGATCGGGCCCGTCGGCGCTCAGGCTACCCACGGCAGTGGCGATTCGGAACTCACGACCGCCGCGTTCGTCGTCGGCGGTGCGAGCGGTGCGGTCCTCGGAAGTGCGATCGCGCTGTCGGTCGCTCAGCGCCTCGCCGGTGGAGGGCAGGCGACACCGCTGGCTCAGATCGCCTTCCTCGGCGTCGTCGGCGCCTTGATCGCGGCGCTGCTTCGGGTGACGCTCGTCGATCGTGACGACCCACTCGTCCTCGTCTCGGTCGCGCTCGCCCTCTGGGTGCTCGCCGTGCTCCCGGTCGGGGGCGATCCCCGAATCGTCGCGGTGGGCATCGCCGTCTCTGGCGCGCTCGGATACGTCGCCCGACGGCTTCAGACGGCGTCGGTCCACGGCATGGTCACGGGCGTCCTCCTCAGTCTGCTCGCGATCGTCCTCGGTGGCGGCGACCCAGGGTGGGTGCTCCTCCTGGTCACCTTCTTCGGTGTCGGCGGTCTCTCGACGAAGTTCAAATACGACCGCAAGGTCGACCGTGACATCGCAGAAGCCGACGAGGGCGCGCGCGGGAGCGCGAATGTCCTCGCGAACGCCACGGTCGCGACGTTCGCACTGATCGGCGCGGCAGCGAGTCCAGACCTGACCGGTCTCGACGCCACGCCGTTTTTGTTGGCGTTCGCGGGGTCGCTCGCGGCGGCGCTCGCGGACACACTCTCCAGTGAGATCGGTGGGACGTTCGATCGGCCCCGCCTGATCACGACCTTCGAAGTCGTCGATCCGGGGACCGACGGCGCGATCACCTGGCAAGGCGAGGTCGCCGGACTCGGCGGGGCGAGCCTGATCGGCGTGCTCGCCGTGCTCACGTTCCCGTCGGTCGGTGCGCTGGGGGCGCTCGTGATCGTCGGCGCGGGCGTCGTCGGCATGACGGTCGACAGCCTGCTCGGCGCGACCATCGAAGGTCGCGTCGTCGGAAATCAGGGCGTCAACTTCCTCGCGACGGCGGCCGCCGGCCTCACGGCCGCCGTGATCGCACTCCTGTGA
- a CDS encoding undecaprenyl diphosphate synthase family protein, with protein MGLFDRYLEVRVRSSDAALPDSVALVITERDLLEQGAYDTLATFFDWALEFGAETVTLYVSVLDEAAIPPLTRSLEDLDAPASIAIRTPETDERADATIQVSIGLGGRAEFARAVRDIAADVEDGQIDPEAIDEAAIEGRLVFPEPPDLLVKTGAERLSDFMIWQTVYSELYFTDVNWRDFRKRDYLRALRDYQRRQRRYGE; from the coding sequence GTGGGGCTGTTCGACCGCTATCTCGAAGTTCGCGTTCGCTCCAGCGACGCTGCCCTCCCGGACTCGGTCGCACTCGTCATCACCGAGCGTGACCTCCTCGAACAGGGGGCGTACGACACGCTTGCCACGTTTTTCGATTGGGCGCTGGAGTTCGGCGCCGAGACGGTCACACTGTACGTGAGCGTCCTCGACGAGGCCGCCATTCCGCCGCTCACCCGGTCGCTGGAGGACCTCGACGCGCCGGCCTCGATCGCCATTCGAACGCCCGAGACCGACGAGCGCGCGGATGCGACGATCCAGGTGTCGATCGGGCTGGGCGGTCGCGCCGAGTTCGCGCGCGCCGTTCGTGACATCGCCGCCGACGTCGAAGACGGCCAGATCGACCCCGAGGCGATCGACGAGGCGGCGATCGAGGGGCGTCTCGTTTTTCCCGAACCGCCCGATCTGCTCGTCAAGACCGGCGCCGAACGACTGTCGGATTTCATGATCTGGCAGACGGTCTACTCGGAGTTGTACTTCACCGACGTGAACTGGCGAGATTTCCGCAAGCGGGACTACCTCCGGGCGCTGCGGGACTACCAGCGCCGACAGCGGCGGTACGGAGAGTAG
- the uppS gene encoding polyprenyl diphosphate synthase, translating into MRSWLRGLGRRVYRRLLEREIAGTPTHVAVIQDGNRRYARAQDEETTSGHREGAETTERMVRWCAELGIEELTLYAFSTENFKRPPEEREALFDLIAEKLRAFAEHDEVEAAGVRIHAVGELDRLPERVREAIDYAEGQTADNDRFRLNVALAYGGRAELLTAARRVAARVETGQITPEDIDVSTVEDALYDGPGHEVDLIIRTGGAERTSNFLPWRASGNEAAVYFCTPYWPEFSKVDLLRGVRTYESRRASHRRTRARRALALLRTVQDCELDEARAVLRRLRDSVPERTDVDALLDRPDETGDRPN; encoded by the coding sequence ATGCGATCGTGGCTCCGCGGTCTGGGTCGGCGGGTCTATCGGCGCCTCCTCGAACGGGAGATCGCCGGCACGCCCACACACGTTGCCGTCATCCAGGACGGCAACCGGCGGTACGCCCGCGCTCAAGACGAGGAGACCACCTCTGGACACCGCGAAGGCGCGGAGACGACCGAGCGAATGGTGCGGTGGTGTGCGGAACTCGGTATCGAGGAGTTGACGCTGTACGCGTTCTCGACGGAGAACTTCAAACGACCGCCCGAGGAGCGCGAGGCGCTGTTCGATCTGATCGCAGAGAAACTCCGGGCGTTTGCCGAGCACGACGAGGTCGAGGCGGCCGGGGTGCGGATCCACGCCGTCGGGGAACTGGATCGGTTGCCCGAGCGCGTCCGAGAGGCCATCGACTACGCCGAGGGCCAGACGGCCGACAACGATCGGTTTCGATTGAACGTCGCGCTGGCGTACGGGGGTCGGGCCGAACTCCTGACGGCGGCCCGCCGAGTCGCGGCCCGCGTCGAAACCGGCCAGATCACACCCGAGGACATCGACGTTTCGACCGTCGAAGACGCGCTGTACGACGGCCCCGGCCACGAGGTCGACTTGATCATCCGCACTGGTGGGGCCGAACGGACCAGCAACTTCCTGCCCTGGCGGGCGAGTGGCAACGAGGCGGCCGTTTACTTCTGTACGCCCTACTGGCCGGAGTTCAGCAAAGTCGACCTCCTCCGTGGCGTTCGGACCTACGAGTCCCGACGCGCCTCTCACCGCCGGACGCGCGCTCGACGCGCACTCGCCTTGCTTCGAACGGTCCAAGACTGCGAACTCGACGAGGCGCGCGCCGTCCTCCGACGACTCCGTGACTCCGTTCCGGAGCGGACCGACGTCGACGCCTTGCTCGACCGGCCGGACGAGACGGGAGACCGGCCGAACTGA
- a CDS encoding cold-shock protein: protein MATGTVDFFHDTKGYGFIDTEDADDDVFFHMEDVGGSDLEEGQDVEFQIEQADQGPRALELQRV, encoded by the coding sequence ATGGCGACCGGTACTGTGGATTTTTTCCACGACACCAAAGGTTACGGCTTCATCGACACTGAGGACGCAGACGATGACGTCTTCTTCCACATGGAAGACGTCGGCGGCTCCGACCTCGAAGAAGGCCAAGACGTCGAATTCCAGATCGAACAGGCGGACCAGGGCCCCCGGGCGCTGGAACTGCAGCGAGTGTGA
- a CDS encoding cold-shock protein — protein sequence MATGTVDFFNDTGGYGFIDTEDADEDVFFHMEDVGGPDLEEGQEVEFEIVEAEKGPRAKNLTRL from the coding sequence ATGGCAACCGGAACTGTAGACTTCTTCAACGACACTGGCGGGTACGGCTTCATCGATACCGAGGACGCAGACGAGGACGTGTTCTTCCACATGGAAGACGTCGGCGGTCCTGACCTCGAAGAGGGGCAGGAAGTCGAGTTCGAAATCGTCGAGGCCGAGAAGGGACCGCGCGCGAAAAACCTGACGCGCCTGTAA
- the ahbB gene encoding siroheme decarboxylase subunit beta gives MTDGLDRRDAAIVNAFQGGFPVTDRPFEVAADALAAGGVDLSGTALREHIADLVERGTLSRFGPLIDADAIGGRAELVAMAVPADRFDAVAEAVNAHEEVSHNYRRDHDTLTMWLVVSAADPDRIEGVTDAIEAETGLRTYRLPKLTEFHVGARFPVEGPFADGGLDLTDRNPGVAAHDGETLTADERELLLAIQDGLPIEADPYVAVADDIGAAPAWVRETIEAFRRAGVIRRIGAVPNHYALGYSENGMTVWDVPDDSVEEIGTALADLPFVTHCYERPRHDDVWPYNVFAMVHGRSEVEIDARLDRVRAVVAAHARIADDDWATLYSTEMLKKTGFSLADRTEAATNS, from the coding sequence ATGACCGACGGTCTCGATCGTCGTGACGCGGCGATCGTCAACGCGTTTCAGGGTGGGTTCCCCGTCACCGACCGGCCCTTCGAGGTGGCTGCCGACGCGCTCGCTGCGGGCGGCGTCGACCTCTCCGGGACGGCTCTCCGAGAGCACATCGCAGATCTGGTCGAGCGAGGGACGCTCTCTCGGTTCGGGCCATTGATCGACGCCGACGCGATCGGTGGGCGGGCCGAACTCGTCGCGATGGCCGTGCCCGCGGATCGGTTCGACGCCGTCGCGGAGGCGGTCAACGCCCACGAGGAAGTCTCACACAACTATCGGCGCGATCACGACACGCTGACGATGTGGTTGGTCGTGAGCGCCGCCGACCCCGACCGCATCGAGGGCGTCACCGACGCCATCGAAGCCGAGACCGGACTCCGAACGTATCGACTGCCGAAACTGACGGAGTTCCACGTCGGCGCGCGTTTCCCCGTCGAGGGCCCCTTCGCTGACGGGGGACTGGACCTCACAGATCGGAATCCCGGCGTGGCCGCACACGACGGCGAGACGCTCACCGCCGACGAGCGCGAACTGTTGCTCGCGATCCAGGACGGCCTCCCGATCGAGGCCGATCCCTACGTCGCGGTCGCTGACGACATCGGTGCGGCCCCCGCCTGGGTTCGCGAGACCATCGAAGCGTTCCGGCGAGCGGGCGTGATCCGTCGGATCGGTGCGGTCCCCAACCACTACGCCCTGGGGTACAGCGAGAACGGCATGACTGTCTGGGACGTGCCCGACGATTCCGTCGAGGAGATCGGCACGGCGCTGGCTGACCTCCCCTTCGTGACTCACTGTTACGAGCGGCCACGCCACGACGACGTCTGGCCGTACAACGTCTTCGCGATGGTCCACGGGCGCAGCGAGGTGGAGATCGATGCCCGCCTGGATCGTGTCCGTGCGGTCGTCGCCGCGCACGCACGGATCGCGGACGACGACTGGGCGACGCTGTACTCCACCGAGATGCTGAAAAAGACCGGGTTCAGTCTGGCCGATCGGACGGAGGCGGCAACGAACTCGTGA
- a CDS encoding precorrin-2 dehydrogenase/sirohydrochlorin ferrochelatase family protein, with product MIPLFVDFADETVLVFGGGSVGARKARLFADEARVVLVSPTFTETPAAVDCVRAAPNDRSVGAWIDRADPALVVAATDDAALNAAIADAAVDRGVLYNRADRRGGDRPAASVTVPATSTDGPVTVAVGTDGRAPALSKSLREEIDPLIDDAGAMARLIDQLREEWADWPADERRSALRQVVRSDRVWTALGAEGDNAQRRAVDVIESGGDPP from the coding sequence ATGATTCCACTGTTCGTCGATTTTGCCGACGAGACCGTCCTCGTGTTTGGCGGCGGTTCGGTCGGCGCTCGGAAGGCCCGACTGTTTGCCGACGAGGCCCGCGTCGTCCTGGTGAGTCCGACGTTCACGGAGACGCCAGCGGCGGTGGACTGTGTCCGAGCGGCCCCCAACGACCGATCGGTCGGCGCGTGGATCGATCGGGCCGATCCCGCGTTGGTCGTCGCGGCGACCGACGACGCGGCGCTCAACGCTGCGATTGCCGACGCCGCTGTCGACCGTGGCGTGCTGTACAACCGTGCCGATCGACGGGGCGGCGACCGACCCGCGGCGAGCGTGACGGTCCCCGCGACGTCGACCGACGGGCCGGTGACCGTCGCGGTCGGCACGGACGGCCGCGCGCCGGCGCTCAGCAAGTCTCTCCGCGAGGAGATCGACCCGCTGATCGACGACGCCGGCGCGATGGCGCGCCTGATCGACCAGTTGCGCGAGGAGTGGGCCGACTGGCCCGCTGACGAGCGTCGATCCGCACTGCGGCAAGTGGTCAGATCGGATCGGGTGTGGACAGCTTTAGGTGCCGAGGGCGATAACGCCCAGCGGAGAGCCGTGGACGTGATCGAGAGCGGGGGTGATCCGCCGTGA
- the hemA gene encoding glutamyl-tRNA reductase, with the protein MSGRRLVAASVAHGHADVETIERARFDSQTSGVTTLLDRVRCEEALVLQTCHRTEAYVVTDGDHRSLAETLFPAIPRPSVRTMGHDAAIEHLCRVAAGLESVVTGEEQILGQVGDAYEAARAADGVGRVLETVVPSAMRVGERARTETAINDGVVSLGGAAVRLADRELDLHGQRAVVVGAGEMGRTVARSLADRTAVERVTVANRTVETATRVASDLACAADAVGLDAIERASVDARLVVTATAAADPVLDRSTLESAGETVVIDLGQPRDVAAAARDLPHVESYDLGDVEAITDAAQAERGAATAAVEQLIDDACARLDRRLERRRADAAISAMYEAGERIKADQIEQASQRIDAGGDERAVLEDMADAIVNRLLATPTEALRDAAEDGDLETLEVALDVFDPETSTADHTSERAPDPEPAPRARGRGED; encoded by the coding sequence GTGAGTGGCCGACGACTCGTCGCCGCAAGCGTCGCCCACGGCCACGCCGACGTCGAGACGATCGAGCGCGCACGCTTCGATTCGCAGACGTCGGGTGTCACCACCCTCCTCGACCGGGTACGTTGCGAGGAGGCACTCGTCCTCCAGACCTGCCATCGGACGGAGGCGTACGTGGTCACCGACGGCGATCACCGATCGCTGGCCGAGACGCTGTTTCCGGCCATTCCTCGCCCGTCGGTCCGGACGATGGGTCACGACGCGGCGATCGAGCACCTCTGTCGAGTCGCGGCGGGTCTCGAATCCGTCGTCACCGGCGAAGAGCAGATTCTGGGTCAGGTCGGTGACGCCTACGAAGCCGCTCGGGCCGCCGACGGCGTCGGTCGCGTCCTCGAAACGGTCGTCCCGAGCGCGATGCGCGTCGGGGAACGCGCGCGGACCGAGACGGCGATCAACGACGGCGTGGTCTCGCTCGGCGGCGCGGCCGTCCGCCTCGCAGATCGCGAACTCGACTTGCACGGGCAACGAGCGGTCGTCGTCGGAGCCGGCGAGATGGGTCGGACGGTCGCCCGGTCGCTGGCCGATCGGACCGCAGTCGAGCGGGTGACGGTCGCGAACCGGACCGTCGAGACCGCCACGCGCGTCGCCAGCGACCTCGCGTGTGCCGCCGACGCCGTCGGTCTGGACGCCATCGAGCGTGCGAGCGTCGACGCTCGACTGGTCGTCACCGCGACGGCGGCCGCCGATCCAGTGCTCGATCGATCGACGCTCGAATCGGCGGGAGAGACCGTCGTAATCGATCTCGGACAGCCCCGTGACGTCGCGGCCGCCGCCCGAGACCTCCCACACGTCGAATCGTACGATCTCGGCGACGTCGAGGCGATCACCGACGCCGCACAGGCCGAACGCGGGGCTGCGACCGCGGCCGTCGAACAGTTGATCGACGACGCCTGTGCGCGTCTCGACCGTCGACTCGAACGCCGGCGCGCCGATGCCGCGATTTCGGCGATGTACGAGGCCGGCGAGCGGATCAAGGCCGATCAGATAGAGCAGGCCAGCCAGCGAATCGACGCGGGCGGCGACGAGCGGGCAGTCCTGGAGGACATGGCCGACGCCATCGTCAACCGCCTGCTCGCGACGCCGACCGAGGCGCTCCGAGACGCCGCCGAGGACGGCGATCTGGAGACCCTGGAGGTCGCACTCGACGTGTTCGACCCCGAGACCTCGACGGCCGACCACACCTCCGAGCGCGCTCCCGATCCAGAGCCCGCGCCACGAGCGCGCGGACGCGGCGAAGACTGA